The proteins below are encoded in one region of Methanosarcina barkeri 3:
- a CDS encoding NAD(P)/FAD-dependent oxidoreductase has product MDADIIVIGASPAGLMAARNACEKGAAVLILEKKEKIGYPPHPANSFFKGMLDKCGEKADPSYVVHYLKGMKIISPSGRTVEVEAPGYAIDKTAFDRFYAEKVTKTGVDLRTGVKVQDIRKEGDKFTVDTSAGVFTSKLVIISDGINSKMASLVGLKTMKHPEDIAWGIELDIRSPGLGKPKMFEYYIGNHAPGWKTTYSPRGGDNAAIGAYVRRCGTDATPYLNAWVENFKKLKGLEELEVVRKLSGGDPIVTLPKEYIADGIMVVGGAAGQSGIGYAMRAGQICGDVAANAISKRDVSKSSLLAYQKSWRKEFLAEHYLGRIGLETLRKMTDREIDEMTKVFEKEDLSFIHGSSVEQSMQVFAFMLKKKPSAILKCRAFLRNR; this is encoded by the coding sequence ATGGATGCGGATATTATTGTAATAGGGGCATCTCCTGCAGGGCTAATGGCTGCAAGGAACGCCTGTGAGAAAGGAGCAGCGGTCCTTATACTGGAAAAAAAAGAAAAGATAGGATATCCTCCCCATCCTGCAAATTCTTTTTTCAAAGGAATGTTAGATAAATGCGGAGAAAAGGCAGACCCGTCTTATGTTGTGCATTATCTTAAAGGCATGAAGATTATTTCCCCATCAGGAAGAACAGTTGAGGTTGAAGCTCCAGGATACGCTATTGATAAAACGGCTTTCGACAGGTTTTATGCAGAGAAAGTAACGAAAACTGGCGTAGATCTTCGAACAGGAGTGAAAGTGCAGGATATCCGGAAGGAAGGAGATAAATTTACTGTTGACACATCTGCCGGAGTATTTACCTCAAAACTGGTTATTATTTCCGACGGTATAAATTCAAAAATGGCTTCCCTTGTGGGCCTGAAGACAATGAAGCATCCTGAAGATATTGCCTGGGGAATTGAACTGGATATCAGAAGTCCAGGACTCGGTAAACCAAAGATGTTTGAGTATTATATAGGAAATCATGCTCCAGGCTGGAAAACTACATATTCTCCAAGAGGAGGCGACAATGCCGCAATCGGAGCTTATGTACGCAGGTGTGGAACCGACGCAACGCCTTACCTTAACGCCTGGGTTGAAAATTTCAAAAAGCTTAAAGGGCTCGAAGAACTTGAAGTTGTAAGAAAACTTTCCGGAGGAGACCCTATAGTGACCCTTCCAAAGGAGTACATAGCAGATGGGATAATGGTTGTTGGCGGGGCTGCAGGTCAGTCGGGAATAGGCTATGCAATGAGGGCAGGCCAGATATGCGGAGATGTCGCTGCAAATGCCATAAGTAAAAGAGATGTCTCAAAATCCTCTCTCTTAGCATACCAAAAGAGCTGGAGAAAAGAGTTTCTGGCCGAACACTACCTGGGTCGAATAGGGCTTGAGACTCTCAGAAAAATGACGGATAGAGAAATTGATGAGATGACTAAGGTCTTTGAGAAGGAAGACCTCTCATTCATTCATGGAAGTTCAGTTGAGCAGTCTATGCAGGTTTTTGCGTTCATGCTGAAGAAAAAACCCTCTGCAATCTTAAAGTGCAGGGCGTTCCTCAGGAATAGATAA
- a CDS encoding UbiA prenyltransferase family protein, translating to MSLTARIGELSPYLRLLRPELYYMDLTLPASSAILASYLATGGLPELLPFLIAVIGGFAAITSSYVFNDCCDIDIDTINLPARPLPSSKVSKSSALIYTIFLLLIAGAAATYLNPESLVTLIIAAAVITIYSIFAKRNTFLSFLPVGISYGLVPVGVWLAFDPAGLLKGSDGVILPLPAICFGLMICVTDWAFTLGGVSRDVEGDRLKGAPTMPVTFGIPFTARFVTFWWIVGVIASLIIGWSAHLGPVYFAGALTSGLWMLTQCLDFIKHPTPDRGGKLFLNGSNYRAIMFGSMIFDVILCIYVGSYTSILW from the coding sequence TTGTCCCTTACAGCAAGAATCGGTGAACTGAGTCCTTATCTGCGGCTGTTGAGACCCGAACTCTACTACATGGACCTTACCCTACCTGCCTCAAGTGCAATCCTTGCTTCATACCTGGCTACCGGAGGACTTCCTGAGCTTCTCCCCTTCCTGATCGCGGTAATAGGTGGCTTTGCAGCCATTACAAGTTCATACGTTTTCAATGACTGCTGTGATATCGATATCGATACGATCAACCTGCCTGCTCGTCCCTTACCCTCTTCTAAAGTGTCAAAGAGTTCTGCACTCATTTATACTATATTTTTATTATTAATTGCGGGAGCAGCAGCGACTTACCTGAACCCTGAATCTCTTGTAACCCTTATTATTGCAGCTGCGGTTATCACAATATATTCAATCTTTGCAAAAAGGAATACTTTCCTCAGTTTTTTGCCAGTAGGTATTTCCTATGGACTTGTACCTGTTGGTGTCTGGCTCGCCTTTGACCCTGCAGGTCTCCTGAAAGGCAGTGACGGAGTAATTCTCCCTTTGCCGGCTATTTGCTTCGGGCTAATGATATGCGTTACGGACTGGGCTTTTACCCTTGGAGGAGTTTCCAGAGACGTGGAAGGGGACAGATTGAAAGGCGCTCCAACGATGCCAGTAACTTTTGGAATCCCCTTTACTGCCAGATTCGTTACGTTCTGGTGGATTGTCGGAGTTATCGCTTCACTAATCATAGGTTGGTCAGCCCATCTTGGACCTGTATACTTTGCAGGAGCCCTTACTTCAGGACTCTGGATGCTTACGCAGTGTCTTGATTTCATCAAACATCCTACTCCCGATAGAGGTGGCAAGCTCTTTCTTAATGGTTCAAACTACAGAGCGATTATGTTCGGGTCAATGATTTTTGACGTAATACTATGCATTTATGTAGGGAGTTATACCTCCATTCTCTGGTAA
- a CDS encoding radical SAM protein, protein MQYDFYKSPLFRVYTEIEDGRMRMKTSGAASILIRKTLEKNLSIFEGEKPAKVEADRLICSTWMPPVPSKGFDRLVKSQVFSILGKMIPDQVTISVTEECPNNCIHCALPDTKNRKKLTPEIVKSTIDQVLEMGTTFLIFDGGEPLTYPDLEELIRYVNPEKAITGMFTSGVGLTEERASNLKESGLYSLTVSFDSAYEDKHDHVRGRKGVFKSAVEAVKNGIKAGLLVNIYVVLSRDNVNELEELYALSSELGVHELSFYEIVPTGRWMDHASEIMTPKDMRKFENFVSGAREKEGPRIFPIPQVMKTTGCMAGRKWLHITPEGDILPCACIPIPYGNVHRDRIKDVWKKIREDPAYNAKCCLMRNPEFREKYLKLSE, encoded by the coding sequence ATGCAATACGATTTCTATAAAAGCCCTCTTTTTAGAGTTTATACTGAGATCGAAGACGGACGCATGAGGATGAAAACCAGCGGGGCTGCATCTATCCTTATTAGAAAAACTCTTGAGAAAAACCTCTCAATCTTTGAAGGTGAAAAGCCTGCAAAAGTCGAAGCCGACCGGCTCATATGCTCGACCTGGATGCCCCCGGTGCCAAGCAAGGGTTTTGACCGCCTGGTAAAAAGCCAGGTATTTTCTATACTGGGAAAAATGATTCCGGACCAGGTAACTATTTCTGTTACTGAAGAATGCCCTAATAACTGTATTCACTGCGCTCTACCTGACACGAAAAACCGGAAAAAGCTTACTCCCGAAATCGTAAAATCTACAATCGACCAGGTGCTCGAAATGGGTACAACCTTCTTGATCTTTGACGGAGGCGAGCCCCTGACCTACCCTGACCTGGAAGAATTGATAAGGTACGTAAACCCTGAAAAAGCGATTACAGGTATGTTCACCTCAGGAGTAGGGTTGACTGAAGAACGAGCCAGCAACCTGAAAGAATCTGGCCTTTATTCTCTAACAGTAAGTTTCGATAGTGCGTATGAAGATAAGCACGATCATGTAAGGGGTAGAAAAGGAGTTTTTAAAAGCGCGGTTGAAGCTGTCAAAAACGGAATTAAGGCAGGACTGCTTGTGAATATATATGTGGTACTTTCCAGGGACAATGTGAACGAGCTTGAAGAACTATATGCTCTTTCATCGGAACTTGGAGTCCATGAACTCTCCTTCTACGAAATAGTCCCTACGGGCAGGTGGATGGACCATGCATCTGAAATCATGACCCCAAAAGACATGAGAAAATTTGAGAATTTCGTGTCCGGAGCCAGGGAGAAAGAAGGCCCAAGAATATTTCCTATCCCTCAGGTCATGAAGACAACAGGCTGCATGGCAGGCCGGAAGTGGCTCCATATAACTCCGGAAGGAGATATTCTACCCTGTGCCTGTATCCCGATTCCTTATGGAAACGTCCATAGAGACAGGATAAAGGATGTCTGGAAAAAGATACGGGAAGATCCTGCATATAATGCAAAGTGCTGCCTTATGAGAAACCCCGAATTCAGGGAGAAGTACCTGAAGCTTTCAGAATAA